One genomic region from Streptomyces sp. NBC_00457 encodes:
- a CDS encoding menaquinone biosynthesis decarboxylase translates to MAYDDLRSLLRALEREGDLKRIKAEVDPYLEVGEIVDRVQKAGGPALLFESVRGSSMPLAMNVFGTDRRLLKALGLKSYGEISEKIGGLLRPELPHGFVGVREAFGKLGAMTHVPPKKVKSDSAPVQDVVLYGDEVDLDDLPALFTWPQDGGSFFNLGLTHTKDPESGIRNLGLYRLQRHDKRTIGMHWQIHKDSRNHYQVAARRGERLPVAIAFGCPPAVTYASTAPLPGDIDEYLFAGFIAGKRIEMVDCKTVPLQVPAQAEVVLEGWLEPGEMLPEGPFGDHTGFYTPQEPFPALKIDCVTMRKRPLLQSIVVGRPPTEDGPLGRATERFFLPLLKVIVPDIVDYHLPEAGGFHNCAIVSIDKKYPKHAQKVMHAVWGAHMMSLTKLIVVVDADCDVHDLHEVAWRALGNTDYARDLSVVEGPVDHLDHASYQQFWGGKAGIDATKKWPEEGYTRDGGWPEMVLSDPETAAKVDRRWKEYGL, encoded by the coding sequence ATGGCTTACGACGATCTTCGCTCCCTGCTCAGGGCGCTGGAGCGCGAGGGTGACCTCAAGCGCATCAAGGCCGAGGTAGACCCGTATCTGGAGGTCGGGGAGATCGTCGACCGGGTCCAGAAGGCGGGCGGCCCGGCGCTGCTCTTCGAGAGCGTGCGCGGCTCCAGCATGCCGCTCGCCATGAACGTCTTCGGGACCGACCGGCGCCTGCTGAAGGCACTGGGCCTGAAGTCGTACGGCGAGATCTCCGAGAAGATCGGCGGCCTGCTCCGCCCCGAGCTGCCGCACGGCTTCGTCGGTGTACGCGAGGCCTTCGGGAAACTCGGCGCGATGACGCACGTACCGCCGAAGAAGGTGAAGTCCGACAGCGCGCCCGTGCAGGACGTCGTTCTGTACGGCGACGAGGTCGACCTCGACGACCTGCCCGCCCTCTTCACCTGGCCTCAGGACGGCGGCTCCTTCTTCAACCTTGGGCTCACCCACACCAAGGACCCCGAGTCCGGCATCCGCAACCTCGGGCTGTACCGCCTCCAGCGCCACGACAAGCGCACCATCGGCATGCACTGGCAGATCCACAAGGACAGCCGGAACCACTACCAGGTCGCCGCCCGGCGCGGTGAGCGGCTGCCGGTCGCCATCGCCTTCGGGTGCCCGCCGGCCGTGACCTACGCCTCGACCGCGCCGCTCCCCGGTGACATCGACGAGTACCTGTTCGCCGGGTTCATCGCGGGCAAGCGGATCGAGATGGTCGACTGCAAGACCGTGCCGCTGCAGGTGCCGGCGCAGGCGGAGGTCGTTCTGGAGGGCTGGCTGGAGCCCGGCGAGATGCTGCCCGAAGGGCCCTTCGGCGATCACACCGGCTTCTACACCCCGCAAGAACCCTTCCCCGCGCTGAAAATCGACTGCGTGACGATGCGGAAGCGGCCGCTCCTGCAGTCGATCGTCGTAGGCCGCCCCCCGACGGAGGACGGACCGCTGGGCCGTGCGACGGAACGCTTCTTCCTCCCGCTGCTGAAGGTCATCGTCCCGGACATCGTGGACTACCACCTGCCGGAGGCCGGGGGTTTCCACAACTGTGCGATCGTCTCGATCGACAAGAAGTACCCCAAGCACGCCCAAAAGGTGATGCACGCTGTATGGGGTGCGCACATGATGTCCCTCACCAAGCTGATCGTCGTCGTCGACGCCGACTGCGACGTCCACGATCTGCACGAGGTCGCCTGGCGGGCCCTCGGCAACACGGACTACGCCCGCGACCTCTCGGTCGTGGAGGGTCCGGTCGACCATCTCGACCACGCCTCCTATCAGCAGTTCTGGGGCGGCAAGGCGGGCATCGACGCGACGAAGAAGTGGCCCGAGGAGGGCTATACGCGGGACGGCGGGTGGCCCGAGATGGTGCTGTCCGACCCGGAGACGGCGGCGAAGGTCGACCGCCGGTGGAAGGAGTACGGCCTTTGA
- a CDS encoding PLD nuclease N-terminal domain-containing protein, translated as MLRYLPLLLVLALWIYAFIDCLNTPENEVKGLPKLAWVFIILLFGQVLVGPVAWFVAGKVRKTPASGITPFSPGRRTKFVAPDDNPEFLKSLKDEEEDKDKKRGDDPKDD; from the coding sequence ATGCTCAGGTATCTGCCCCTCCTGCTGGTCCTCGCCCTGTGGATCTACGCCTTCATCGACTGCCTGAACACCCCGGAGAACGAGGTGAAGGGGCTGCCGAAGCTGGCGTGGGTGTTCATCATCCTGCTCTTCGGCCAGGTGCTGGTCGGCCCGGTCGCCTGGTTCGTGGCGGGCAAGGTCCGCAAGACCCCGGCGAGCGGCATCACCCCCTTCTCCCCGGGCCGCCGTACGAAATTCGTCGCTCCCGACGACAACCCCGAATTCCTCAAGTCCCTGAAGGACGAGGAGGAGGACAAAGACAAGAAGCGCGGCGACGACCCGAAGGACGACTGA
- a CDS encoding purine-cytosine permease family protein, whose protein sequence is MTTAPADSSGTIAPEYGDKVIAVETAGSEPIPDAERHGAPLQLLWTWASPNIEFATVYIGVISVLFFGLTFWQATAALLLGTALGALTHGILSLDGPRFGVPQMAIGRFSFGFKGNLLPSGVNALVAGVGWFAVNSVSAAFALNTLTGLRPLPSLLLVVAAEIVIGFIGHNFVHAFEKYAFPALAVIFLLAGVWTFKEADLAAPGAGGGIGGFLLAFSAAWGYTAGWNPGASDYSRYLPRTANRFRTALYPAVGLFVSVAVVSVIGAASATIVAPEGATPTGAFTGHLPGWLSDLVLLAIILGAVSANALNVYSSAMSVTSLGLKLPVWLGRGAIVVLCGLAGTAAAWASLADAGHAYEAFLLVIAYWVGPWLGVVLVERWLRARTPAEDLAPRLGDRTFTNWPGVAALLTGIVVSVPFFSNQEKYVGWVPEQWPSFGDITCLVGFAVSAGLYAALRARAQAKEADAKKQ, encoded by the coding sequence ATGACGACAGCTCCCGCCGACTCCTCCGGCACGATCGCCCCCGAGTACGGCGACAAGGTCATCGCCGTCGAGACGGCGGGCTCGGAACCCATCCCCGACGCCGAACGGCACGGCGCTCCCCTGCAGTTGCTGTGGACGTGGGCGTCTCCGAACATCGAGTTCGCGACCGTCTACATCGGCGTGATCTCGGTCCTCTTCTTCGGGCTGACCTTCTGGCAGGCGACGGCGGCGCTGCTGCTGGGCACGGCGCTCGGGGCGCTGACGCACGGGATCCTGTCGCTGGACGGCCCGCGGTTCGGGGTTCCGCAGATGGCGATCGGGCGCTTCTCCTTCGGGTTCAAGGGGAATCTGCTGCCCTCCGGGGTGAACGCGCTGGTGGCCGGTGTCGGCTGGTTCGCCGTGAACAGTGTGAGCGCCGCCTTCGCGCTCAACACCCTGACCGGTCTGCGTCCGCTCCCCTCCCTCCTGTTGGTGGTGGCGGCCGAGATCGTGATCGGCTTCATCGGCCACAACTTCGTCCACGCCTTCGAGAAGTACGCGTTCCCGGCCCTCGCGGTGATCTTCCTGCTGGCCGGGGTGTGGACCTTCAAGGAGGCGGACCTCGCCGCCCCCGGCGCGGGCGGCGGCATCGGCGGCTTCCTGCTCGCCTTCAGCGCGGCCTGGGGCTACACGGCGGGCTGGAACCCGGGCGCCTCCGACTACTCCCGCTATCTCCCACGCACGGCGAACCGCTTCCGCACGGCCCTGTACCCGGCCGTCGGCCTCTTCGTCTCCGTGGCGGTGGTCTCCGTGATCGGCGCGGCGTCGGCGACGATCGTCGCCCCCGAGGGCGCCACCCCGACCGGCGCCTTCACGGGCCATCTCCCGGGCTGGCTCAGCGACTTGGTCCTGCTCGCCATCATCCTCGGCGCGGTCTCCGCGAACGCCCTGAACGTCTACTCCTCCGCCATGTCGGTCACCTCCCTCGGCCTGAAGCTGCCCGTGTGGCTCGGGCGCGGCGCGATCGTCGTGCTGTGCGGTCTCGCGGGTACGGCGGCGGCGTGGGCGTCACTCGCGGACGCGGGGCACGCGTACGAGGCGTTCCTGCTGGTGATCGCGTACTGGGTGGGCCCGTGGCTCGGGGTCGTCCTGGTCGAGCGGTGGCTCCGGGCGCGGACGCCGGCCGAGGACCTGGCGCCACGGCTCGGCGACCGCACCTTCACCAACTGGCCCGGTGTCGCCGCCCTGTTGACCGGCATCGTGGTGTCCGTGCCGTTCTTCTCCAACCAGGAGAAGTACGTCGGCTGGGTGCCCGAGCAGTGGCCGTCCTTCGGCGACATCACGTGCCTGGTCGGGTTCGCGGTGAGCGCGGGGCTGTACGCGGCCCTGCGGGCCAGGGCTCAGGCGAAGGAGGCGGACGCGAAGAAGCAGTGA